In one window of Tubulanus polymorphus chromosome 3, tnTubPoly1.2, whole genome shotgun sequence DNA:
- the LOC141902910 gene encoding tubulin beta chain-like: protein MREIVHIQAGQCGNQIGAKFWEVISDEHGIDPTGTYHGDSDLQLERINVYYNEATGGKYVPRAILVDLEPGTMDSVRSGPFGQIFRPDNFVFGQSGAGNNWAKGHYTEGAELVDSVLDVVRKEAESCDCLQGFQLTHSLGGGTGSGMGTLLISKIREEYPDRIMNTFSVVPSPKVSDTVVEPYNATLSVHQLVENTDETYCIDNEALYDICFRTLKLTTPTYGDLNHLVSATMSGVTTCLRFPGQLNADLRKLAVNMVPFPRLHFFMPGFAPLTSRGSQQYRALTVPELTQQMFDAKNMMAACDPRHGRYLTVAAMFRGRMSMKEVDEQMLNVQNKNSSYFVEWIPNNVKTAVCDIPPRGLKMSATFIGNSTAIQELFKRISEQFTAMFRRKAFLHWYTGEGMDEMEFTEAESNMNDLVSEYQQYQDATAEEEGEFDEEEEGDEENA, encoded by the exons ATGAGGGAAATTGTTCACATTCAAGCAGGTCAATGCGGTAACCAGATTGGTGCCAAG TTTTGGGAAGTTATCTCAGATGAACACGGTATCGACCCAACTGGAACATATCATGGAGATTCTGATCTTCAATTAGAAAGGATCAATGTTTACTACAATGAAGCTACag GTGGTAAATATGTTCCCCGGGCGATACTCGTTGATTTGGAACCCGGAACCATGGATTCTGTCAGATCTGGACCATTCGGACAAATATTCAGACCAGATAATTTTGTATTCGGTCAGAGCGGCGCCGGTAACAACTGGGCCAAGGGACATTATACGGAAGGTGCCGAGCTTGTGGACTCTGTGTTAGATGTTGTACGAAAAGAGGCTGAAAGTTGCGATTGCCTCCAAGGATTCCAGCTCACACATTCCCTAGGTGGCGGCACCGGTTCTGGTATGGGAACATTGTTAATCAGCAAGATCAGAGAGGAGTACCCGGATAGAATAATGAACACATTCTCCGTTGTACCATCGCCTAAG gtatCGGACACAGTAGTTGAACCGTACAATGCTACACTCTCAGTTCACCAGCTCGTCGAAAATACCGATGAAACTTATTGCATTGACAATGAAGCCTTATACGATATCTGCTTCCGTACTTTGAAACTGACCACCCCGACGTATGGAGACTTGAACCACCTTGTTTCGGCGACTATGTCCGGCGTCACGACCTGTCTTCGATTTCCCGGTCAACTGAACGCCGATCTTCGTAAACTGGCCGTTAACATGGTCCCATTCCCTCGTCTTCATTTCTTCATGCCCGGTTTCGCTCCGCTGACCTCGCGCGGCAGCCAGCAGTACCGCGCCCTCACCGTACCCGAACTCACCCAGCAGATGTTCGACGCCAAGAACATGATGGCCGCGTGCGACCCGCGTCACGGCCGATACCTGACGGTCGCCGCCATGTTCCGCGGACGCATGTCGATGAAGGAGGTCGACGAACAGATGTTGAACGTGCAGAACAAGAACAGCAGCTACTTCGTCGAGTGGATCCCGAACAACGTGAAGACGGCCGTGTGCGACATCCCGCCGCGAGGTCTGAAAATGTCGGCGACGTTCATCGGTAACAGCACCGCGATCCAAGAATTATTCAAACGCATCTCCGAGCAGTTCACCGCCATGTTCCGGCGCAAGGCGTTCTTGCATTGGTACACCGGCGAAGGCATGGATGAGATGGAGTTCACCGAAGCCGAATCGAACATGAACGACTTGGTGTCCGAGTATCAACAGTACCAGGACGCCACTGCTGAGGAGGAGGGCGAGTTCGACGAAGAGGAAGAAGGCGACGAGGAAAATGCCTAA
- the LOC141902315 gene encoding protein disulfide-isomerase 1-like, producing the protein MFKIFVCVSLLIVAASALDGRMESLSSKNFDGKVLKSSEPVMVKFFAPWCGWCKKMAPEFVAAAKQLSGQQVTLAEVDCTKNRPLCSKYGVRGYPTLLVFPKKGSVTSVKYQGSRTSAAFVSYMKKFL; encoded by the exons atgtttaag aTATTCGTGTGTGTGAGTTTGCTTATAGTGGCGGCATCCGCATTG GATGGTCGAATGGAGTCGCTGAGCAGTAAAAACTTCGACGGCAAAGTTCTCAAATCTAGTGAACCAGTGATGGTGAAGTTTTTTGCGCCGTGGTGCGGTTGGTGTAAGAAAATGGCACCCGAATTCGTGGCTGCGGCTAAGCAATTGAGCGGACAGCAGGTGACGCTAGCTGAAGTCGACTGTACCAAAAACAGGCCACTCTGCTCGAAATATGGG GTGCGAGGATATCCTACACTCTTAGTGTTTCCCAAGAAGGGCTCGGTGACATCCGTGAAATATCAAGGATCTAGAACAAGTGCCGCATTTGTTTCTTACATGAAAAAGTTTCTTTGA